A DNA window from Vibrio cidicii contains the following coding sequences:
- the metA gene encoding homoserine O-succinyltransferase has product MPIRIPDQLPAADVLRNENIFVMSETRAASQEIRPLRVLILNLMPKKIETETQFLRLLSNSPLQVNVELLRIDDRPSKNTPTEHLDNFYRQFEMVKNRNFDGLIITGAPLGLVQFEDVIYWEHLQTIMEWAKSHVTSTLYVCWAAQAGLKLLYDLPKRTRKEKLSGVYQHKIHHPYHPILRGFDDTFLAPHSRYADFSPEYLAEHTNLDILATSDTAGVYLASTKDKRNVFVTGHPEYDLHTLHNEYVRDLAEGLEPAIPVNYYPNDNPDNAPIASWRSHGHLLFSNWLNYCVYQQTPFDLDHFSEDAFTKDE; this is encoded by the coding sequence GTGCCTATTCGTATTCCAGATCAATTACCCGCCGCAGATGTATTACGAAATGAAAATATCTTCGTGATGAGTGAAACGCGTGCGGCCAGTCAGGAAATTCGTCCTCTGCGTGTGTTGATCCTCAATTTGATGCCGAAAAAAATTGAGACTGAAACCCAGTTCCTTCGCCTGCTGTCTAACAGCCCGTTACAAGTGAATGTTGAACTACTGCGCATTGATGACCGCCCGAGTAAAAATACCCCAACGGAGCATTTGGATAATTTCTATCGTCAGTTTGAGATGGTTAAAAACCGTAACTTCGACGGCCTGATCATCACTGGCGCACCGCTCGGCCTGGTGCAATTTGAGGATGTGATCTACTGGGAACATCTGCAAACCATCATGGAGTGGGCTAAATCTCATGTTACTTCCACTTTGTATGTGTGTTGGGCGGCCCAAGCGGGCCTCAAGCTACTCTATGACCTGCCGAAACGCACCCGTAAAGAGAAACTTTCGGGCGTGTATCAACACAAAATTCATCATCCTTACCATCCGATTTTGCGAGGTTTCGATGATACCTTTTTAGCGCCGCATTCACGCTACGCCGATTTCTCGCCCGAATATTTGGCCGAGCACACCAATCTCGACATTCTCGCCACCTCAGACACAGCTGGCGTCTATCTGGCCAGCACCAAAGACAAGCGCAATGTGTTTGTAACTGGTCATCCAGAATATGATCTGCACACCTTACACAATGAGTATGTACGCGATCTCGCTGAAGGGCTGGAGCCGGCGATTCCGGTCAACTACTACCCGAATGACAATCCGGATAATGCGCCGATCGCCAGTTGGCGCAGCCACGGTCATTTACTCTTTTCTAACTGGCTCAACTACTGCGTTTACCAGCAAACCCCATTCGATCTAGACCATTTCAGTGAAGACGCCTTCACCAAAGACGAATAG
- a CDS encoding TetR family transcriptional regulator, which yields MKRSKEETQETINTILDTAFRQLLSGGFERMSYTSLSEESGISRTGICHHFGKKTKIPLQLKDRLLQHLLEYLDFSADIKLFRASWVSAIQQQEFRDIWRVAYQLQINEQVSDIITLFNQALQEKCEVNFGHNCQQEIVSLMGYTLLRLHSLK from the coding sequence ATGAAACGAAGTAAAGAAGAGACACAAGAGACGATCAACACCATCTTAGACACTGCCTTTCGTCAATTACTGAGTGGTGGGTTTGAACGCATGTCCTACACCAGCCTGAGTGAAGAATCAGGGATTTCACGTACGGGGATTTGTCATCACTTTGGTAAGAAAACTAAGATTCCGTTGCAACTCAAAGACCGTTTACTGCAACATTTACTGGAATACCTTGATTTCTCTGCCGATATCAAGCTGTTTCGCGCCAGTTGGGTCAGTGCAATCCAACAGCAAGAATTCCGTGATATCTGGCGAGTCGCTTATCAACTACAAATCAATGAGCAAGTCAGCGACATCATCACGCTGTTCAATCAAGCGCTGCAAGAGAAATGTGAGGTGAACTTTGGCCATAATTGCCAGCAAGAGATCGTAAGTTTAATGGGGTATACCTTGTTACGTCTTCACTCTCTTAAGTAA
- the hppD gene encoding 4-hydroxyphenylpyruvate dioxygenase — translation MVDAINPLGTDGFEFVEYTAANNEGIEQLKGLFASLGFAEVAKHRSKQAWLYRQGDINFVVNAQPHSQAEEFARIHGPSVCGMAFRVKDANHALEHALANGAQRYQTEIGPMELSIPAVYGIGGSLLYFVDRYGKQSIYDVDFRFYDDADERLAKADVGLYEIDHLTHNVKRGNMDTWAGFYERIGNFREIRYFDIEGKLTGLVSRAMTAPCGKIRIPINESSDDKSQIEEFIREYNGEGIQHIALTTDDIYDTVKTLRDRGMDFMPTPDTYYEKVNDRVVGHKEDVDKLRELRILIDGAPTKDGILLQIFTQTVIGPVFFEIIQRKGNEGFGEGNFKALFESIEEDQIRRGVLSDA, via the coding sequence ATGGTAGACGCGATCAACCCTCTGGGCACAGACGGATTCGAGTTTGTGGAATATACAGCAGCCAATAATGAGGGCATTGAACAGTTGAAAGGATTGTTTGCTTCCCTTGGTTTTGCTGAAGTAGCAAAACATCGCTCTAAGCAAGCATGGCTGTATCGTCAAGGTGACATCAACTTCGTGGTCAATGCCCAACCTCATAGCCAAGCCGAAGAGTTCGCTCGTATTCACGGCCCGTCGGTGTGCGGCATGGCCTTTCGTGTCAAAGACGCCAACCACGCGCTTGAACACGCCCTCGCCAACGGCGCACAAAGATATCAAACCGAGATTGGCCCGATGGAGCTAAGTATTCCGGCGGTGTACGGCATTGGCGGCAGCTTGCTCTATTTTGTTGATCGCTATGGCAAACAGAGCATTTATGACGTCGATTTCCGATTTTATGATGATGCAGATGAGCGTTTGGCGAAAGCAGACGTGGGCTTGTACGAGATTGACCACCTGACCCATAACGTAAAACGCGGCAACATGGATACTTGGGCGGGCTTTTATGAGCGCATCGGCAATTTCCGTGAAATCCGCTACTTCGACATTGAAGGCAAACTCACGGGCCTTGTCAGCCGTGCGATGACCGCGCCTTGTGGCAAGATCCGTATTCCAATCAATGAGTCCTCTGACGATAAATCGCAAATCGAAGAATTTATTCGCGAATATAACGGTGAAGGCATTCAGCACATCGCCTTGACCACAGACGATATTTACGACACGGTCAAAACCCTGCGTGATCGCGGTATGGACTTTATGCCCACTCCAGACACTTACTATGAGAAGGTCAATGATCGCGTGGTTGGTCACAAAGAAGACGTCGACAAACTGCGTGAGCTGCGCATTTTGATCGACGGCGCGCCGACCAAAGATGGCATCTTGCTGCAAATCTTTACCCAAACCGTTATCGGTCCTGTTTTCTTCGAGATCATTCAACGTAAAGGCAACGAAGGTTTTGGCGAAGGCAACTTCAAAGCGCTGTTTGAATCGATTGAAGAAGACCAAATCCGCCGTGGAGTATTGAGCGATGCATAA
- a CDS encoding homogentisate 1,2-dioxygenase, whose translation MHKWISFPHREGVCSKQAHADFPQEAIYEREAGRSGFFGPAAHFHHQHAPTSWSEWEGELRPRAFDFTRVEHTAQHSPWRVPHLLHNAQCKVRVWKTQVKMDFLARNADGDELLFIHQGKADLYCDYGHLEVGEGDYVLIPRSTNWRLEPSEPMFILMIENSDAAYSLPEKGLVGNHAVFDPAVLEVPAINDKFKAQYGEESTRVEVKRHERVSVITYPFNPLDAIGWHGDLSVVKLNWRDIRPLMSHRYHLPPSAHTTFVGNGFVVCTFVPRPIESDPGALKVPFYHNNDDYDEVLFYHAGDFFSRDNIEAGMVTFHPAGFTHGPHPKAFKAGQEYKKKFTDEVAVMIDTRHALQFAPELDSVENKEYVYSWRESESSGDQEKG comes from the coding sequence ATGCATAAATGGATCTCCTTCCCTCATCGGGAGGGAGTGTGCTCTAAACAGGCACACGCCGACTTCCCGCAAGAGGCGATTTATGAACGTGAAGCAGGGCGCAGTGGCTTTTTTGGCCCTGCGGCCCATTTCCACCATCAGCATGCCCCGACAAGCTGGAGCGAATGGGAAGGGGAACTCAGGCCGAGAGCGTTTGATTTCACCCGTGTTGAACACACCGCACAGCATTCGCCGTGGCGTGTTCCTCATCTGCTGCACAATGCCCAGTGCAAAGTGCGCGTATGGAAAACTCAGGTGAAGATGGATTTTCTCGCGCGCAATGCCGATGGCGATGAGCTGCTGTTTATCCATCAAGGTAAAGCGGATCTCTATTGCGATTACGGCCATTTGGAGGTCGGCGAAGGCGATTACGTGTTGATCCCGCGCTCGACCAACTGGCGGTTAGAGCCGTCTGAGCCGATGTTCATCTTGATGATTGAAAACAGCGATGCTGCCTACTCGTTGCCCGAGAAAGGGCTAGTGGGTAACCATGCCGTGTTTGACCCTGCGGTGCTGGAAGTGCCGGCGATCAACGACAAATTCAAAGCGCAATATGGCGAAGAGAGTACTCGTGTCGAGGTCAAACGCCATGAGCGCGTCAGTGTCATCACTTATCCATTTAATCCGCTCGATGCGATTGGCTGGCACGGTGATTTGTCGGTGGTGAAACTCAATTGGCGCGATATTCGTCCACTGATGTCGCACCGCTACCACTTGCCACCTTCGGCGCACACGACGTTTGTCGGTAACGGCTTTGTTGTTTGCACCTTTGTTCCTCGTCCGATTGAGAGCGATCCGGGCGCGCTGAAAGTGCCGTTTTATCACAACAATGACGACTACGATGAAGTGCTGTTCTATCACGCGGGTGATTTCTTCAGCCGTGACAACATTGAAGCGGGGATGGTGACGTTCCATCCAGCCGGGTTTACGCACGGTCCGCACCCCAAAGCGTTTAAAGCGGGCCAAGAATATAAGAAAAAATTCACCGACGAAGTGGCGGTGATGATCGATACGCGCCATGCGCTGCAATTTGCGCCCGAGCTCGACAGCGTAGAGAACAAAGAGTACGTCTACAGCTGGCGTGAAAGTGAGTCATCGGGCGACCAAGAGAAGGGATAA
- the maiA gene encoding maleylacetoacetate isomerase — translation MSDNLKLYGYWRSSAAYRVRICLNLKQLNYQSVPIHLVKQGGEQHSAEYRALNPAQLVPVLVDGEMVLNQSLAIIQYLDDNYSAVQVIPSIGALRYQALALAQDIAIEIHPLNNLRVLQYLEGPLELDEKHKLEWIHHWIEQGFQAVEEKLRRHREHYGECLYSISHSPSIVDICLVPQVYNAQRFGVSMENYPLINAVVAACNELSAFIAAKPENQPDAV, via the coding sequence ATGAGTGACAATCTTAAATTGTATGGTTACTGGCGCTCGTCCGCCGCTTATCGCGTGCGCATTTGCCTTAACCTCAAACAGCTGAACTACCAAAGTGTACCTATTCACCTGGTTAAGCAGGGCGGAGAGCAGCACAGCGCAGAGTATCGTGCACTCAATCCCGCGCAGCTGGTACCCGTTTTAGTCGATGGGGAGATGGTACTTAACCAGTCTTTGGCCATCATCCAATATCTGGATGATAATTACTCGGCGGTGCAAGTGATTCCCTCTATCGGTGCGCTGCGTTACCAAGCGCTGGCACTGGCGCAAGATATCGCCATAGAGATCCATCCGCTGAATAACTTGCGCGTATTACAGTACCTTGAAGGGCCACTTGAGCTTGATGAAAAGCACAAACTTGAGTGGATACATCATTGGATTGAGCAAGGTTTTCAAGCGGTGGAAGAGAAATTGCGCAGGCATCGCGAGCACTACGGTGAATGTTTATACAGCATCAGCCATAGCCCAAGCATTGTTGATATCTGCCTTGTTCCACAAGTTTATAACGCGCAGCGTTTTGGCGTTTCCATGGAGAACTATCCACTGATCAACGCAGTGGTAGCGGCTTGCAATGAGCTGTCCGCGTTTATCGCCGCTAAACCGGAAAACCAACCTGACGCGGTGTGA
- a CDS encoding DUF2726 domain-containing protein: MTNIFIIVALLILFFFIIQKYVVKQDDSKDYAYRVKGPVLRSQEVAFFNALKTAVGEHGVVFSKVNMSSVIAPRDIVSKKQLFIASNKISRSHFDYLICDPRTFEPRVVIELDNGKELNKSKVEREKLLMQVCKSANIPLIGTSVKHSYQVGRLRRLLAAHIDLIEPDKEIRFCKKCGSPMVIKVASQGEFKGRRFFTCSRQPNCTYTENYNVVFDTDDDE; this comes from the coding sequence ATGACCAATATCTTTATCATCGTCGCGTTACTGATCCTGTTCTTTTTCATCATCCAGAAATATGTGGTTAAACAAGATGACAGCAAAGATTACGCTTATCGTGTCAAAGGGCCGGTGCTCAGGTCGCAGGAAGTCGCCTTCTTTAATGCGCTGAAAACCGCCGTTGGAGAGCATGGAGTGGTATTTAGTAAAGTGAACATGAGCAGTGTGATTGCTCCGCGTGACATCGTCAGTAAAAAGCAGCTTTTCATCGCCAGCAACAAGATCTCGCGTAGCCATTTTGATTATCTCATCTGTGATCCAAGAACCTTTGAGCCAAGAGTAGTGATTGAACTCGATAACGGCAAAGAGCTCAATAAAAGTAAAGTGGAACGAGAGAAACTGCTGATGCAAGTGTGCAAAAGCGCCAATATTCCACTCATCGGAACATCGGTAAAACACAGTTATCAGGTGGGGCGATTAAGACGCCTGCTTGCGGCGCACATCGATCTCATTGAGCCGGACAAAGAGATCCGCTTTTGCAAAAAGTGTGGCAGCCCGATGGTGATCAAAGTTGCCTCACAAGGTGAATTTAAAGGGCGACGCTTTTTCACCTGCAGCCGACAACCCAACTGTACGTATACGGAAAACTACAACGTGGTGTTTGATACCGATGATGACGAATAA
- the nirB gene encoding nitrite reductase large subunit NirB has translation MSKLKLVIVGNGMVGHRYIEDLVDKTDVSHFDITVFCEEPRVAYDRVHLSSYFSHHTADELSLVKSGFYQKHGIKVLIGERAININREKQTVYSSSGREIQYDKLILATGSYPFVPPIKGNESKDCFVYRTIEDLKAIEACAKKSKSGVVIGGGLLGLEAAGALKALGMETHVVEFAPKLMAEQLDQAGGDQLRQKIERMGVKVHTSKNTLEIAAEGEQARNVMRFADGTELETDFIVFSAGIRPQDKLARQMGLGIAPRGGIEINDHCQTTDSNIYAIGECASWNKMFYGLVAPGYKMATVAVDHLLGNVDSKFEGADMSAKLKLLGVKVGSIGDANGRTPGCKSYVYQNEELEVYKRLIVSADNKKLLGAVMVGDTSDYGDLLQLMLNEIELPQHPDTLILPAHAGAEKPKLGADSLPDSAVICSCFDVTKGKIAQAVADGHHTIGDIKAVTGAGTGCGGCIPLVTSVLNAELAKAGVEVKSDICEHFAYSRQELFHLIRIEEIKTFDDLLAKHGKGYGCEVCKPVVGSILASCWGEHILKPQLVKLHDTNDNFLGNIQKDGTYSVIPRMAGGEVTPQALKVLAEVAAEYNLYTKVTGAQRIGLFGAQKDDLPEIWKKLIAAGYETGQAYAKALRMAKTCVGSTWCRYGVQDSVGLGVLIENRYKGIRTPHKMKFGVSGCTRECAEAQGKDLGIIATDAGWNLYVCGNGGMKPRHADLLASDLDQATLIKYIDRFMMFYIRTSAPLQRTSVWLENMEGGVDYLRQVVIEDKLGINAQLEGDIAKLVEAYRCEWNETINDETQLKRFAHFINSDKRDDNVVFVPARQQHRPATFVEKHPELQGDILHVAVTE, from the coding sequence ATGAGCAAGTTGAAGCTAGTGATTGTCGGTAACGGGATGGTCGGACACCGTTATATCGAAGATCTGGTTGATAAAACGGATGTTTCCCACTTTGACATCACCGTATTTTGTGAAGAACCCCGCGTCGCGTACGATCGCGTCCATCTCTCTTCTTATTTCTCGCATCACACTGCCGATGAACTCTCACTGGTGAAAAGCGGCTTTTATCAAAAGCATGGCATCAAGGTGCTGATTGGTGAGCGCGCAATCAATATCAATCGTGAAAAGCAGACGGTGTATTCGAGTTCGGGCCGTGAAATCCAATACGATAAGCTGATTCTTGCAACAGGTTCTTACCCATTTGTACCACCAATCAAAGGTAATGAGAGCAAAGATTGCTTTGTTTACCGTACCATCGAAGATCTGAAAGCCATCGAAGCCTGTGCGAAGAAGAGTAAAAGTGGTGTGGTGATTGGCGGCGGTTTGCTTGGCTTGGAAGCCGCTGGTGCGCTGAAAGCACTCGGTATGGAAACACACGTTGTCGAGTTTGCCCCTAAACTGATGGCTGAACAGCTCGACCAAGCCGGCGGCGACCAACTTCGGCAAAAAATCGAACGTATGGGCGTGAAAGTTCATACCAGCAAAAACACCTTGGAAATTGCAGCAGAAGGCGAACAAGCACGCAATGTGATGCGCTTTGCCGATGGCACTGAGCTTGAGACTGACTTCATCGTGTTCTCTGCGGGTATCCGTCCTCAAGACAAACTGGCTCGCCAAATGGGCCTAGGTATCGCACCTCGTGGCGGTATTGAAATTAACGACCACTGCCAAACCACAGACAGCAATATCTACGCCATTGGTGAATGTGCGTCATGGAATAAGATGTTCTACGGGCTGGTTGCGCCGGGCTATAAAATGGCCACCGTTGCCGTGGATCACCTGCTAGGCAACGTTGACAGCAAGTTTGAAGGGGCGGATATGTCTGCCAAGCTCAAACTGCTGGGTGTCAAAGTAGGGTCGATTGGCGATGCGAATGGTCGTACACCTGGTTGCAAGAGCTACGTTTATCAAAACGAAGAGCTTGAAGTCTACAAACGTTTGATCGTTTCAGCAGACAACAAGAAACTACTTGGCGCAGTAATGGTAGGTGACACGTCGGATTACGGTGACTTACTGCAACTGATGCTCAACGAAATCGAGCTACCACAGCATCCAGATACTTTGATCCTGCCGGCGCACGCTGGTGCTGAGAAGCCAAAACTCGGTGCTGACTCGTTGCCAGACTCAGCAGTGATCTGTTCTTGTTTCGATGTGACTAAAGGCAAGATCGCACAAGCGGTCGCCGACGGTCATCACACCATTGGTGATATCAAAGCCGTCACCGGTGCAGGCACTGGTTGTGGCGGCTGTATTCCACTGGTCACTTCGGTACTAAACGCGGAACTGGCAAAAGCGGGCGTGGAAGTGAAAAGCGATATTTGTGAGCACTTTGCTTACTCTCGCCAAGAGCTGTTCCACCTGATTCGCATCGAAGAGATCAAAACCTTCGATGATCTGCTAGCGAAACACGGTAAAGGTTATGGCTGTGAAGTGTGTAAACCTGTGGTGGGCTCTATTTTGGCCTCGTGCTGGGGCGAGCACATTTTGAAACCTCAACTGGTTAAGCTACACGACACCAACGACAACTTCCTTGGCAACATACAAAAAGACGGCACTTATTCGGTGATCCCACGTATGGCAGGTGGTGAAGTGACGCCGCAAGCACTGAAAGTGTTGGCTGAAGTCGCGGCCGAGTACAACCTCTACACCAAAGTAACGGGTGCTCAGCGCATTGGTTTGTTCGGCGCGCAAAAAGATGACCTTCCTGAGATCTGGAAAAAACTGATTGCCGCTGGCTATGAAACAGGCCAAGCGTATGCCAAAGCGCTGCGTATGGCGAAGACCTGTGTGGGCTCAACCTGGTGTCGTTACGGTGTGCAAGATTCGGTAGGTCTTGGTGTGTTGATCGAGAACCGTTACAAAGGCATTCGTACTCCGCATAAGATGAAGTTCGGTGTGTCGGGCTGTACGCGTGAATGTGCGGAAGCTCAGGGTAAAGACCTCGGTATTATCGCCACCGATGCAGGCTGGAACCTATACGTGTGTGGTAATGGTGGTATGAAGCCGCGTCATGCAGACTTACTGGCTAGCGACCTAGACCAAGCAACGCTAATCAAATACATCGACCGTTTCATGATGTTCTACATCCGCACTTCTGCGCCACTGCAGCGTACATCGGTGTGGTTGGAAAACATGGAAGGCGGCGTGGATTACCTTCGCCAAGTGGTCATCGAAGACAAATTGGGCATCAATGCGCAGCTCGAAGGTGACATTGCCAAATTGGTTGAAGCGTACCGCTGCGAATGGAATGAGACTATCAACGACGAAACTCAGTTGAAACGCTTTGCGCACTTTATTAACTCAGATAAGCGTGACGACAACGTCGTGTTTGTACCAGCGCGTCAGCAACATCGTCCGGCCACGTTTGTTGAGAAACACCCTGAACTTCAAGGTGACATCTTGCATGTCGCGGTTACGGAATAA
- the nirD gene encoding nitrite reductase small subunit NirD, translated as MAFEQVCDIKDIIPGTGVCALVNGQQVAVFRPGEDEQVFAISNTDPFARSNVLSRGLIAQHKGELWVASPLKKQRFNLATGQCMEDERFNVKAYQARVNNGRVEISA; from the coding sequence ATGGCATTCGAACAAGTATGTGACATTAAAGACATTATTCCGGGTACGGGAGTGTGTGCACTGGTTAACGGACAGCAAGTCGCGGTATTTCGTCCTGGTGAAGACGAGCAGGTATTTGCCATCAGCAACACGGACCCGTTTGCACGTTCAAATGTACTGTCTCGCGGATTGATCGCACAGCACAAAGGCGAGCTGTGGGTGGCGAGCCCGTTGAAAAAGCAGCGTTTTAACCTTGCAACAGGTCAGTGTATGGAAGATGAGCGCTTTAACGTTAAGGCATACCAAGCTCGTGTCAACAACGGCAGAGTAGAAATCTCGGCTTAA
- the cobA gene encoding uroporphyrinogen-III C-methyltransferase: MKSITLTSVQTQGFVSLVGAGPGDPDLLTVKGYRVIQQADVVVYDRLVSAEILALASENAERIYVGKKLDYHCVPQDQINQILLDKALEGKRVVRLKGGDSFIFGRGGEELEVLAEHGIRFEVVPGITAAAGATAYAGIPLTHRDHAQSVQFITGHIQKDGKEIEWSSLAQANTTLVFYMGLKQSGYIAQKLLENGLDANMACAIIENGTRREQKVLRGTLQDLPSLARQAVSPALIVVGHVTALHEKLKWFA, translated from the coding sequence ATGAAGTCAATTACGCTCACGTCCGTTCAAACTCAAGGTTTTGTTTCTTTGGTCGGTGCAGGGCCCGGTGACCCCGATCTTTTGACCGTAAAAGGGTATCGCGTTATTCAACAAGCGGACGTGGTGGTTTACGACCGTTTGGTTTCTGCTGAAATTCTTGCTCTTGCTAGTGAAAACGCCGAGAGAATTTACGTCGGCAAAAAGCTCGATTATCACTGTGTGCCGCAAGACCAAATCAACCAAATTTTGCTCGATAAGGCATTAGAGGGTAAACGTGTCGTGCGCCTCAAAGGCGGGGACTCGTTTATTTTTGGTCGAGGCGGAGAAGAGCTCGAGGTTCTGGCTGAACACGGTATTCGCTTTGAGGTGGTTCCTGGAATTACCGCTGCGGCCGGGGCTACCGCCTACGCGGGGATTCCGCTGACCCATCGCGATCACGCACAGAGTGTGCAGTTTATTACGGGCCACATTCAAAAAGATGGCAAAGAAATAGAGTGGTCCTCATTGGCGCAAGCCAATACCACTTTGGTGTTTTATATGGGGCTCAAACAGTCCGGGTACATCGCGCAGAAGCTACTGGAAAATGGACTGGATGCCAATATGGCGTGTGCAATTATTGAGAATGGTACGCGCCGAGAGCAAAAAGTACTGCGTGGAACCTTACAAGATTTACCAAGTCTCGCCCGGCAGGCAGTAAGTCCTGCGCTGATCGTTGTGGGTCACGTTACAGCTTTGCACGAAAAGCTGAAATGGTTCGCTTAA
- a CDS encoding cold-shock protein — translation MSGKMTGTVKWFNETKGFGFISQDNGGKDVFVHFRSIVSDGFKTLAEGQKVSFNVEQGQKGPQASEVTVL, via the coding sequence ATGTCTGGAAAAATGACAGGTACAGTAAAATGGTTCAACGAAACTAAAGGCTTTGGTTTCATCTCTCAAGACAACGGCGGCAAGGACGTTTTCGTTCACTTCCGTTCAATCGTTTCTGACGGTTTCAAAACTCTGGCTGAAGGCCAAAAAGTTAGCTTCAATGTTGAGCAAGGCCAAAAAGGTCCTCAAGCTTCTGAAGTAACTGTACTGTAA
- a CDS encoding sulfite exporter TauE/SafE family protein, with the protein MDILLLFFAGVFGGVLNSIAGGGSFITFPALMAVGVPPVIANATNTFASCAGYLSGAWGFRHELSRHRDVLPRTIIVSLMGGMLGAVLLLTTEENDFLTAIPWLLLFATLLFIFGPNINRRLAQGSHAKKSSFTRKILPAAFLLLVSAYGGFFNAGLGIVALGYLSLCGYHDIHLMNGLKLLISSCVSLVAVAIFIWHDSIDWLNGMSVLVGSLAGGYVSAMASKYFARLWIQRFVALSSLLITGYFFIEVYA; encoded by the coding sequence ATGGATATTCTTCTACTTTTCTTCGCTGGTGTTTTTGGTGGTGTGCTCAACTCCATTGCGGGCGGCGGCAGTTTCATTACGTTCCCAGCACTCATGGCGGTCGGCGTGCCACCTGTTATCGCAAACGCCACCAATACATTTGCCTCTTGTGCTGGTTACCTCAGTGGTGCTTGGGGTTTTCGCCATGAACTGAGTCGTCATCGCGATGTGTTGCCAAGAACCATCATAGTCAGCCTAATGGGCGGCATGCTTGGCGCCGTTCTGCTGCTGACCACCGAAGAAAATGACTTTCTCACTGCGATTCCTTGGCTGCTGCTCTTCGCCACCTTGCTGTTTATCTTTGGGCCAAATATCAATCGCCGCCTTGCTCAAGGTTCACACGCGAAAAAATCGAGCTTCACCCGCAAAATCTTACCTGCTGCTTTTTTGCTTCTGGTCTCGGCTTACGGAGGCTTTTTTAATGCCGGGCTAGGCATCGTCGCGCTTGGCTATCTGAGCCTTTGCGGTTATCACGATATTCATTTGATGAACGGCCTCAAGCTGCTTATTTCTAGCTGCGTTTCTCTCGTCGCTGTGGCTATTTTTATATGGCATGATTCGATTGATTGGCTAAATGGCATGTCGGTGCTGGTGGGCAGCTTAGCTGGCGGTTACGTTTCAGCGATGGCCTCCAAATATTTTGCCCGCCTCTGGATTCAACGCTTTGTGGCGCTCTCCTCTCTGTTGATCACGGGTTACTTTTTTATCGAGGTTTATGCCTGA